Genomic DNA from Alistipes indistinctus YIT 12060:
GTTGTTGCTCTTCGCCGCGCGGGGTCTGTCCGTCCGGTTGGGTGGGCCGGGGCTGCCGCCGCTGCTGCGGCCCACCCGGTTGTCCGTTGTTACGGGTGTTCGGCCGCTCTTCTCTGGAAGCGGAGCCCTGCGGCCGGTCTGGGCGGTTGTCGCCGCGTCCGCGCCGGTTGCTGTTCGGACGACCGGCGCCGCCGGCCTGCGGATTTTCACTGCCGGAACGCCTCGGGGCGTCGCCGGAGCGGCCTGCGGTGCGGGCTTCACGGCCTTCCTCGCTGCGGGAACCGCTGCGGGCGTTCTCTCCGCCGTTGTCGCGGTCGGACCGTTTCCGGTCGCGTCCTTTGCGGCGCTTGGCCCCCTGCTTGTCGAAGCGGGTGAGGCTCTCCTCGCCCACGCCGTCCGAGAAGGTCGGTTCGTTGGTGACGGCCGACAGGTCCACGTCGCTCAGGCGGTCGGGCTTGACGCCCTGCCGGTTGAGGCGGATGATCTCCTTGACGCGCTCGACGCTCAGCGGCTGCATGCCGCCCAATGCGTGCGGATCGCTGCTGAACCACATCGTGCGGCTCAGGATGTCGGTCTTGACCAGGTAGTATTCGCCGTCGAGTATCTGCAGCGGTTCGCGCACGCGCGGAAAATCCTTGCGGGCGTCGAGGTAGGTGTCCAGTTCGTACACGAGGCAGCACTTCAGTTTGCCGCACTGCCCGGCCAGTTTCTGCGGGTTGAGCGAAATCTCCTGGTGGCGTGCCGCGTTGGTCGTTACCGAGACGAAGCTCGAAATCCACGATGCACAGCACAGTTCGCGGCCGCACGACCCCAGCCCGCCGATGCGTCCGGCCTCCTGGCGCGCGCCGATCTGCTTCATCTCGATGCGGATACGGAACTGCTCGGCGAAAATTTTGATCAGTTCGCGGAAATCCACGCGCTCGTCGGCGATGTAGTAAAAAATAGCCTTGATTTTGTCGCCCTGGTATTCGACGTCGCCGATCTTCATGTTGAGTCCCAGTTCGGCCGCAATCTGCCGCGAGCGGATCATCGTCGTGTGCTCGAGCGCGATGGCCTCCTGCCACTTCTCGATGTCGCCCGGCTTCGCCTTGCGGTAGATCTTTTTGAACTCGCCGTTGAGCGGGTTGAAGCCGACGCGCTTCATCTGGCGCGCGACCAGGTCGCCCGTGAGCGAGACGATGCCGATGTCGTGGCCCGGGGAGGCCTCCACCGCCACGATGTCGCCCGTTTTGAGCGGCAGGTTGTTTACGTTGCGGTAGAAACTTTTGCGCGTATTTTTGAAGCGTACCTCGAAAATGTCGTCGGGGAATACTTCCGGCATGCCTTCGAGCCAGTTGGTCGAGCCGAGCTTGTAGCAGCCCGTGCAAACTTCGGCCGACGTCTCGCCGCCACGGCGGCAGAACGAGCAGCCGCGTCCCACGTCGAGACTGCA
This window encodes:
- the ricT gene encoding PSP1 domain-containing protein, with product MDPKHDNHTFPRPEGDCDCSLDVGRGCSFCRRGGETSAEVCTGCYKLGSTNWLEGMPEVFPDDIFEVRFKNTRKSFYRNVNNLPLKTGDIVAVEASPGHDIGIVSLTGDLVARQMKRVGFNPLNGEFKKIYRKAKPGDIEKWQEAIALEHTTMIRSRQIAAELGLNMKIGDVEYQGDKIKAIFYYIADERVDFRELIKIFAEQFRIRIEMKQIGARQEAGRIGGLGSCGRELCCASWISSFVSVTTNAARHQEISLNPQKLAGQCGKLKCCLVYELDTYLDARKDFPRVREPLQILDGEYYLVKTDILSRTMWFSSDPHALGGMQPLSVERVKEIIRLNRQGVKPDRLSDVDLSAVTNEPTFSDGVGEESLTRFDKQGAKRRKGRDRKRSDRDNGGENARSGSRSEEGREARTAGRSGDAPRRSGSENPQAGGAGRPNSNRRGRGDNRPDRPQGSASREERPNTRNNGQPGGPQQRRQPRPTQPDGQTPRGEEQQRRSRGRGRRPDGPNPNDNNINPNGGNRPNRVPANTGNNNGNRNGTPADGGDNAGNGPRTNGGNNNGNDRNGGNSPAE